The following are encoded in a window of Streptomyces sp. 11x1 genomic DNA:
- a CDS encoding RHS repeat-associated core domain-containing protein has translation MKKQTVTDGTSTHTTTHTYDRRGLELTSVAPRGNEPGATAAAHTTTYRYDELGRLVQETAPQVQAEENGGSATAVQPVTRTGYNTFGDVTRVKDTRGQVTRTETDRLGRTTAVTLPGYTPPGGTELTATLRTTYTPLGLQESLTDPLGRVTSYGYDQLGRVIDRTDPPADPVGALLDGGSSEIQVGPVTADDGGGISRFTWTPTGLQLSATDPTGARAEATYDELGRQLTSTVVERYPSVQNLTSHYTWDDAGNQTLSRTPAGRITSSTYNPAGETMSVTDAVGTARFAYDGLGRQTEFVDATGRRTVTAYNALDDVTATTDYGTGTTALRTVGQEYDADGNRTALISAEKKVRTTFKYDALGRMTEQLEPVTSTKSLTTTFGYDAAGNRTRFTDGRSNTTVYTFNSWGLPQSTIEPVTTATPDAADRTWTTVYDRAGQPVTELLPGGVKRESTYDGLGRLIGETGSGAEAATTARTLEYDLAGRLTVVGVAGGATRNTYTYNDRGQLLTAAGAGGVSEYTYDLDGNMTHRKTAAGSTDYGYDSAGRLDWVWDSLTGNDIWYDFDAAGRPKLERYAVKPDGSTAWTESTRRTYSYDDLGRLTGDKVTLPDGTGGIASTDYTYDLDDQVKTKKTTGTAGATTNTYGYDDAGRLTSWAHGGSTTTYEWDDAGNRTKSGSVSATFDDRNRQLTDGTKSFTYTPRGTLSAVNSGTGTKRSLTFDAFERKTTDSGVAYSYDSLDRIQTRGSTTFAYDGGSGDLATDGDSKYNRTPEGTLLSASTGTTGLWALTDQHTDLVAGLAADGKTVNGSTAYDPFGVEIATNGTTPSVGYQSGYTDPTSGDVNMAARWYQPGTGSFGSRDTWQLDPVPSAQGNRYGYANDDPVNGTDPTGHACACGGGSGRMGVGGLRRGSGPGTRYGDAAPKRHIPDRRSGRRSTPGSTKRNLGISRAQARKNAQEMARLDRRFSTRRPVTGRSTGTGNSYRGCTYGCSTTSYRGTGATRGTGSSRGTANTRPPKPPTPQNPNRGKNPTTAPTRPVPRPRVDVGRVKQQALQRAVVVDQRAVIAATFDGDEEYTPELQEALDGAPSQGRDSTGDDAQDCRRSGRGWVEYGEAESAYGNRASGVEACLDTAYLESNPGSDVSRDIRPPGYEWAGRFARHLGLVPREAINNCHLLGRDLGGSGTDLRNLSTCSRQANTWVRGDGRLEHNMYNFESRTNRAIESGQVVRYSVTPKYDGARTVPVAFQIAASGVYKNGAPGIDFDTVVPNSLYSPSRQQWRNLGLVTHNGVPQPIGSMP, from the coding sequence GTGAAGAAGCAGACGGTCACCGACGGCACGAGCACCCACACCACGACCCACACCTACGACCGGCGTGGACTGGAACTGACCTCGGTCGCCCCGCGCGGCAACGAGCCGGGTGCGACCGCCGCGGCCCACACCACCACCTACCGGTACGACGAGCTGGGGCGCCTCGTCCAGGAGACGGCACCGCAGGTCCAGGCCGAGGAGAACGGCGGTTCCGCCACGGCGGTGCAGCCGGTCACCCGCACCGGCTACAACACCTTCGGCGACGTCACCCGGGTCAAGGACACCCGGGGCCAGGTGACCCGTACGGAGACGGACAGGCTCGGCCGTACGACCGCGGTGACCCTGCCCGGCTACACCCCGCCCGGAGGTACCGAGCTCACGGCCACGCTTCGCACCACTTACACCCCGCTCGGACTCCAGGAATCCCTCACCGACCCGCTGGGCCGGGTCACCAGCTACGGGTATGACCAGCTGGGCAGGGTGATCGACAGGACCGACCCGCCAGCCGACCCGGTCGGCGCGCTCCTCGACGGCGGCAGCTCAGAGATCCAGGTCGGTCCGGTCACGGCCGACGACGGCGGAGGAATATCCAGGTTCACCTGGACACCCACCGGCCTCCAACTGTCGGCGACGGACCCGACCGGAGCCCGCGCCGAGGCGACGTACGACGAACTCGGCCGCCAGCTGACCTCGACGGTCGTCGAGCGCTACCCGAGCGTGCAGAACCTGACCAGCCACTACACATGGGACGACGCGGGCAACCAGACGCTGTCGCGGACTCCTGCCGGCCGGATCACCTCGTCCACGTACAACCCCGCCGGAGAGACCATGTCGGTGACCGACGCGGTGGGCACCGCGCGGTTCGCCTACGACGGCCTCGGTCGCCAGACCGAGTTCGTCGACGCCACCGGGCGAAGGACGGTGACCGCGTACAACGCACTCGACGACGTCACCGCGACGACCGACTACGGCACCGGTACCACAGCCCTGCGCACCGTCGGTCAGGAGTACGACGCCGACGGCAACCGCACGGCTCTGATCTCGGCGGAGAAGAAGGTCCGCACGACGTTCAAGTACGACGCCCTCGGCCGGATGACCGAGCAGCTGGAGCCGGTCACCTCCACCAAGTCCCTCACCACCACCTTCGGCTACGACGCCGCGGGCAACCGCACCCGCTTCACGGACGGCCGGAGCAACACCACGGTCTACACCTTCAACAGCTGGGGTCTGCCGCAGTCCACGATCGAACCCGTCACGACGGCCACCCCGGACGCGGCGGACCGTACCTGGACCACCGTCTACGACCGCGCGGGGCAGCCGGTGACCGAGCTGCTCCCGGGCGGTGTGAAGCGCGAGAGCACCTATGACGGCCTGGGCAGGCTGATCGGCGAGACCGGCTCCGGCGCGGAGGCGGCCACCACCGCCCGCACCCTGGAGTACGACCTGGCCGGCCGGCTCACCGTCGTCGGCGTCGCCGGCGGCGCGACTCGGAACACGTACACCTACAACGACCGGGGTCAGCTCCTGACCGCGGCCGGTGCGGGCGGCGTCTCCGAGTACACGTACGACCTCGACGGCAACATGACGCACCGCAAGACCGCTGCGGGCAGCACCGACTACGGATACGACAGCGCCGGACGGCTCGACTGGGTCTGGGACTCCCTCACCGGCAACGACATCTGGTACGACTTCGACGCCGCCGGCCGGCCGAAGCTGGAGCGCTACGCGGTCAAGCCGGACGGTTCCACGGCCTGGACGGAGTCGACGCGCCGTACGTACAGCTATGACGACCTCGGCCGCCTCACCGGGGACAAGGTCACCCTTCCCGACGGCACGGGCGGCATCGCGTCGACGGACTACACCTACGACCTCGACGATCAGGTGAAGACCAAGAAGACCACGGGTACCGCCGGAGCCACCACCAACACCTACGGCTACGACGACGCCGGGCGCCTGACCTCCTGGGCCCACGGCGGCAGCACGACGACATACGAGTGGGACGACGCCGGCAACCGCACCAAGTCCGGCTCCGTCAGCGCGACGTTCGACGACCGCAACCGCCAACTGACGGACGGGACGAAGTCCTTCACGTACACCCCGCGCGGCACGCTCTCCGCGGTGAACAGCGGCACCGGCACTAAGCGGTCGCTGACCTTCGACGCCTTCGAACGGAAGACGACCGACAGCGGGGTCGCGTACTCCTACGACTCGCTGGACCGCATCCAGACGCGGGGTTCGACGACCTTCGCCTACGACGGAGGCTCGGGCGACCTGGCCACCGACGGCGACAGCAAGTACAACCGCACACCGGAGGGCACCCTGCTCTCCGCCTCGACCGGCACCACCGGACTGTGGGCTCTCACCGACCAGCACACCGACCTCGTCGCGGGCCTTGCTGCTGACGGCAAGACGGTCAACGGCTCCACGGCCTACGACCCCTTCGGCGTGGAGATCGCCACCAACGGGACGACGCCCTCAGTCGGCTACCAGTCCGGTTACACCGACCCGACGTCGGGTGACGTCAACATGGCGGCCCGCTGGTACCAGCCGGGTACGGGCTCCTTCGGTTCCCGGGACACCTGGCAGCTCGATCCCGTGCCATCGGCCCAGGGCAACCGGTACGGATACGCCAACGACGACCCGGTCAACGGAACGGACCCGACCGGACACGCGTGCGCGTGCGGTGGCGGAAGCGGACGGATGGGTGTGGGCGGCCTCCGGCGCGGATCCGGGCCGGGCACCAGGTACGGCGACGCCGCACCGAAGAGGCACATACCCGACCGAAGGTCCGGCCGTAGGAGTACGCCCGGAAGCACAAAGCGCAACTTGGGGATCAGCCGGGCCCAGGCCCGCAAGAACGCCCAGGAGATGGCGCGCCTGGACCGACGGTTCTCCACGAGGAGGCCCGTCACGGGACGCTCGACGGGAACCGGCAACTCCTACCGCGGATGCACCTACGGTTGCTCGACCACCTCGTACAGGGGCACCGGCGCGACCCGTGGCACGGGCTCCTCACGTGGTACCGCAAACACTCGACCCCCGAAGCCCCCGACCCCGCAGAACCCGAACCGCGGCAAGAACCCGACGACGGCTCCTACTCGGCCGGTGCCCAGACCGAGGGTCGACGTGGGACGCGTCAAGCAGCAGGCGCTGCAGCGCGCTGTCGTGGTGGACCAGAGAGCGGTCATCGCGGCGACCTTCGACGGCGACGAGGAGTACACCCCCGAGCTGCAGGAAGCCCTTGACGGGGCGCCCTCACAGGGCCGTGACAGCACTGGTGATGACGCCCAGGACTGTCGACGGAGTGGTCGCGGTTGGGTGGAATACGGCGAGGCTGAGTCTGCGTACGGCAACCGGGCCAGCGGTGTCGAGGCCTGCCTTGACACCGCCTATCTGGAGAGCAACCCAGGTAGCGACGTGAGCCGTGATATCCGGCCACCGGGGTATGAATGGGCTGGCCGCTTCGCTCGTCACCTCGGTCTGGTCCCCAGAGAAGCGATCAACAACTGCCATTTGCTTGGCAGAGACCTGGGTGGTTCGGGAACCGACCTCAGGAATCTATCCACCTGCTCCCGGCAGGCGAACACCTGGGTGCGGGGTGACGGGCGGCTTGAGCACAACATGTACAACTTCGAATCGCGGACGAACAGGGCGATCGAGAGTGGACAGGTCGTGCGTTACTCTGTTACACCCAAGTATGATGGTGCGCGGACTGTTCCGGTGGCATTCCAGATCGCTGCCTCGGGCGTGTATAAGAATGGGGCGCCAGGAATCGACTTCGACACGGTCGTGCCGAACTCGCTCTACAGTCCGTCGCGACAGCAATGGAGAAACCTGGGTCTCGTGACACACAACGGTGTGCCCCAGCCGATTGGATCGATGCCATGA
- a CDS encoding LamG-like jellyroll fold domain-containing protein: MAVLTGTERAVLAADRSGEASTGSAPDQRWGSADGRSHKASAEATDAAAKGGNDGPLRGRGELPVEGQSGTTELRATSKPPEPGSVKEVAAPDAPAADGFDDEDSKEVKDKRKERERTFLNEDGTYTTRFYSEPVNFRAKDGSWKDVDTTLVPQEESGPRTMSAEEGDWETRSTETPIEFAGSADGDPLVRMQVGDGLSIGYAVEGASAAVGQAEGSVIIYPDVRRDADLELISGSDSVKETLVLKDADAPTTWRFPLELQGLTARIDEHGSVVFVDADGNGRAWMPAGWMQDSNLAEDANEGSISSGVTFSLDEASGRQVLVVKLDEAWLSDPERVFPVRVDPSVKSFDSTSGTYVQSPYNQNFSSDSVLKVGTYDGGSHKAAAFLRFTGVESTLKNAWVLNTNLALYNTWSQSCTARPVTVHPITSNWSESTTTKYPGPSTGSSLASKSFAHGWRPSGTETWSCGPAWESIKLGSAGRKLVNDWTHARKKNYGLAVKASTSDSKGWKQFGSDDYPSGKPSLDVTWTKYGATYTMGDFTAPVTATSQGVQKLTVKNQGQETWPKGGDYKLRYNLYDSKGKEIEDSDKIAYTEMPEAVSPGESVTVDAKIAPLAPATYTLQWTMTDYGVSRFTTAGVPGPAIKFSAVNIPPQLTAASPGSGAVVDTLTPTLWAKGKDIDGYPKATLHYTFEVCEVEGSDLRKNCRKGTRSDETQWTVPSGWLSWGKTYAWYAYAYDGDETSARPGAALISTEVPQPTVTSHLGGADSGKEIGTRAGNYVTAATDAAITTVGPELAVTRTYNSLDPRSDGAFGAGWSTPWDMRLRQETEIGMVLVTLADGSQVRFGKNADGTYAGPAGGSLTLQNQGGAWQLRERSGSVYHFLAGGVLSRIVDSAGRGQKVQHQSETGGPVIKVIDELSGRSLIFTWSGDHVDTVTTSVVGPEAPGLAWSYSYDGDRLTKVCPPSSTSKCTQYAYDTGSVYRSGVLDASPTSYWRLGESEGATAASDAPSRTGLNDAAYRDVTLGGASAIAGTTDTSGGFDGTDSAVELPSDTLQSTAYPTIELWFKTTKATAVLVGFQNEELGDKPTSYRPVLNIDAAGKLRGEFRRVGVTGATGPITSTTAVTDGAWHHAVLTASATGQTLYLDGKKVGSIAGAVADQSRDYAYLGAGYASASWMGVATGEYRFAGQLDEVALYAHPLNAATIAEHYAARASVGQITKVTLPSGRTHATAVYDSGSGRLKEHTDANGGTWTVSAPSYSNASSSYARTIQGGGATGYWRLGERSGAEAASPLGEELNGSYLDGARPGSPGIFTSGDDTAAEFDGSGAVEVPTEALGTATAMSVELWFKTTEPGVLATMQNAEFGETPTGWRPMLLIDADGKLRGKFDPAATSLLSTKTVIDGQWHHVTLTGNAQAQALYLDGRRQAYNQHGVPTLRHPHVLIGGGYASTGWDGQAGGYRNFTGQIDEVAFYDKAIVPFTLSGSSWVASTSRSSAPAAHFQARKDLTSGSDTQYQGVTTADTPAAYWRLGEASGTALASELGGSDATATFHPDTSAADTGLDVDGIFGPSGNSALSADGTTYTELPGSLLAGTTELAVELWFNTSTPTGVLLGFQDAPINQVPGSFRPVLNIDEAGKLRGEFRRAGVTGATGPLTSAQAVTDGQWHHVVLSADATAQTLYLDGVKVGSITGAVSDQSRPYAYLGAGYASESWMGVDPDPYHYQGTLDEVALYRHPLTAEQVSAHYRAQAEPADSTLTSTVKVTDPKQKTSSATYDALRGQRVLSRTDATGAVTGYAYDTGGNLHTVTDPNGHATITGHDKRGNTVSTTTCRDADSCWTSFSSYHVNEADPLDLRNDKPLTVRDQRSKDHKDDRYRASFTYNSLGLPTSTVRADGTASSTTYTAGTEAAVGGGTVPAGLVDKETTAGGAVTAYRYFSNGDLAEVTSPSGLVTKHTYDGLGRKISETQVSDTYPNGVTTTYAYDTASHVVTETGAGVKSELTDTTHTAQIKRTYDEDGNVLSETVKDTTGGDTERVTTYHYDEHGLNDSVTDAEANTTRFQHDGLGRVEGMTDAANSHFTYSYTARGQHSETVLDDWRGDPSGTLRDLVLVSNAYDPAGRLASTTDAMGATTAYTYYDDGLPATTTARQVTQSDASKRDIVLESNTYDAAGNLIKQVTGGGKTTETFTVDALGRTERSVLDPGGPGPHSHVQL; this comes from the coding sequence ATGGCCGTGCTGACGGGAACCGAGCGCGCTGTCCTTGCAGCCGACCGCTCCGGGGAAGCTTCCACGGGAAGCGCCCCCGACCAGAGGTGGGGCAGCGCGGACGGGCGCAGTCACAAGGCTTCCGCCGAAGCCACGGACGCGGCCGCCAAGGGCGGCAACGACGGGCCGCTCAGGGGACGCGGTGAGCTTCCGGTCGAGGGTCAGTCGGGGACGACCGAGCTGCGCGCCACGTCGAAGCCGCCGGAGCCGGGATCGGTGAAGGAGGTGGCGGCGCCTGACGCGCCCGCCGCCGATGGCTTCGATGACGAGGACAGCAAGGAGGTCAAGGACAAGCGCAAGGAGCGGGAGCGCACGTTCCTGAACGAGGATGGCACCTACACCACGCGCTTCTACAGTGAGCCCGTCAACTTCCGTGCGAAGGACGGGAGCTGGAAGGACGTCGACACGACGCTGGTGCCCCAGGAGGAGTCCGGCCCGAGGACGATGAGCGCCGAGGAGGGGGACTGGGAGACCCGTTCCACCGAGACGCCGATCGAGTTCGCCGGCTCCGCCGACGGTGACCCTTTGGTGCGGATGCAGGTCGGTGACGGTCTGTCCATCGGGTACGCCGTCGAGGGTGCGAGCGCTGCCGTCGGGCAGGCCGAGGGCAGTGTCATCATCTACCCGGACGTTCGTCGTGACGCCGACCTGGAGCTCATCTCCGGCAGTGACTCGGTGAAGGAGACGCTGGTCCTCAAGGACGCGGACGCGCCCACCACTTGGCGCTTCCCCCTGGAGCTGCAGGGGCTGACCGCGCGGATCGACGAACACGGGAGCGTGGTCTTCGTCGATGCCGACGGCAACGGGCGCGCCTGGATGCCCGCCGGGTGGATGCAGGACTCCAACCTCGCCGAGGACGCCAACGAGGGCTCCATATCCTCCGGCGTCACCTTCAGCCTGGACGAGGCGAGCGGTCGGCAGGTGCTGGTCGTGAAGCTGGACGAGGCGTGGCTGTCGGATCCGGAGCGGGTCTTTCCCGTGCGGGTCGACCCGTCGGTCAAGTCGTTCGACTCCACCTCGGGGACCTATGTGCAGTCGCCGTACAACCAGAACTTCTCCAGCGACAGTGTGCTCAAGGTGGGCACGTACGACGGTGGCAGCCACAAGGCCGCGGCCTTCCTGAGGTTCACCGGTGTGGAGAGCACGCTGAAGAACGCGTGGGTGCTCAACACCAACCTCGCGCTCTACAACACCTGGTCGCAGTCGTGCACCGCCCGCCCGGTGACGGTCCACCCCATCACCTCGAACTGGTCGGAGTCCACGACCACCAAGTACCCCGGCCCGTCCACCGGTTCGTCGCTGGCCTCGAAGAGCTTCGCGCACGGCTGGCGGCCCTCGGGCACCGAGACGTGGTCGTGCGGTCCGGCCTGGGAGAGCATCAAGCTCGGTTCGGCCGGCCGCAAGCTGGTCAACGACTGGACTCACGCCCGCAAGAAGAACTACGGCCTGGCCGTGAAGGCGTCCACGAGCGACTCCAAGGGGTGGAAGCAGTTCGGTTCCGACGACTACCCGAGCGGCAAGCCCAGCCTGGACGTGACCTGGACGAAGTACGGCGCCACCTACACGATGGGTGACTTCACGGCCCCGGTGACCGCCACCTCCCAGGGCGTGCAGAAGCTCACCGTCAAGAACCAGGGGCAGGAGACCTGGCCCAAGGGTGGCGACTACAAGCTCCGCTACAACCTGTACGACTCCAAGGGCAAGGAGATCGAGGACAGCGACAAGATCGCGTACACGGAGATGCCGGAGGCGGTCTCGCCCGGCGAGAGCGTGACCGTGGACGCGAAGATCGCACCTCTGGCGCCCGCCACATACACCCTGCAGTGGACGATGACCGACTACGGAGTCAGCCGCTTCACCACCGCCGGTGTTCCCGGCCCCGCCATCAAGTTCTCCGCGGTGAACATCCCACCGCAGCTGACCGCCGCGTCGCCCGGCAGCGGGGCGGTCGTCGACACCCTGACCCCGACCCTGTGGGCCAAGGGCAAGGACATCGACGGCTATCCCAAGGCCACGCTGCACTACACCTTCGAGGTGTGCGAGGTCGAGGGCAGTGACCTCCGCAAGAACTGCAGGAAGGGCACGCGCAGCGACGAGACGCAGTGGACGGTGCCGTCCGGGTGGCTGTCCTGGGGCAAGACCTACGCGTGGTACGCCTACGCGTACGACGGTGACGAGACCTCGGCCCGGCCGGGCGCCGCGCTGATCAGCACCGAGGTGCCGCAGCCGACGGTGACCAGTCATCTGGGCGGCGCGGACAGCGGTAAGGAGATCGGTACCCGCGCGGGCAACTACGTCACCGCCGCCACGGACGCGGCGATCACCACCGTGGGTCCGGAGCTGGCCGTCACCCGTACCTACAACTCCCTCGACCCGCGTTCGGACGGCGCGTTCGGCGCCGGCTGGTCCACCCCCTGGGACATGCGGCTGCGCCAGGAGACCGAGATCGGCATGGTCCTGGTGACCCTCGCCGACGGCTCGCAGGTCAGGTTCGGCAAGAACGCCGACGGCACCTACGCGGGCCCGGCAGGCGGTTCGCTCACTCTGCAGAACCAGGGTGGGGCGTGGCAGCTGCGGGAACGTTCCGGCAGCGTCTATCACTTCCTGGCCGGTGGCGTGCTCTCCCGGATCGTCGACTCCGCGGGACGCGGTCAGAAGGTCCAGCACCAGAGTGAGACCGGCGGTCCCGTCATCAAGGTCATCGACGAACTCTCCGGCCGCTCCCTGATCTTCACCTGGTCCGGCGACCACGTCGACACCGTGACCACGAGCGTGGTCGGCCCCGAGGCCCCCGGTCTGGCCTGGTCGTACTCCTATGACGGCGATCGCCTGACGAAGGTGTGCCCGCCCTCCTCGACCAGCAAGTGCACCCAGTACGCGTACGACACCGGTTCGGTCTATCGAAGTGGTGTCCTGGACGCCTCCCCGACCTCCTACTGGCGGCTCGGCGAGAGCGAGGGCGCCACGGCGGCCAGCGACGCCCCCTCGCGCACCGGCCTGAACGACGCCGCGTACCGGGACGTCACGCTGGGCGGCGCCTCGGCGATCGCCGGCACCACCGACACCTCCGGCGGCTTCGACGGCACCGACTCCGCAGTCGAACTGCCCTCGGACACCCTCCAGTCGACGGCGTACCCGACGATCGAGCTCTGGTTCAAAACAACCAAGGCCACCGCCGTCCTGGTCGGCTTCCAGAATGAGGAACTCGGTGACAAGCCCACCTCCTACCGTCCGGTCCTGAACATCGACGCGGCCGGCAAGCTGCGTGGCGAGTTCCGCAGGGTCGGCGTCACCGGCGCCACCGGACCGATCACCTCCACCACGGCCGTCACGGACGGCGCCTGGCACCACGCCGTGCTCACCGCCTCCGCGACCGGACAGACGCTGTACCTGGACGGCAAGAAGGTCGGCTCGATCGCGGGCGCAGTGGCCGACCAGTCCCGCGACTACGCCTACCTGGGCGCCGGATACGCCAGCGCCAGCTGGATGGGTGTGGCCACCGGCGAGTACCGCTTCGCCGGGCAGCTGGACGAAGTCGCCCTCTACGCACACCCGTTGAACGCCGCGACCATCGCCGAGCACTACGCGGCCCGCGCCTCCGTCGGCCAGATCACCAAGGTCACGCTGCCGTCGGGCCGCACACACGCCACCGCTGTGTACGACTCCGGCTCCGGACGGCTGAAGGAGCACACGGACGCCAACGGCGGTACGTGGACGGTCTCGGCCCCCTCGTACTCCAACGCCTCGTCCTCCTACGCGCGGACGATCCAGGGCGGTGGGGCCACCGGCTACTGGCGGCTCGGTGAACGCAGCGGAGCCGAGGCCGCCAGCCCGCTCGGCGAGGAGCTGAACGGCAGCTACCTGGACGGCGCACGCCCCGGCAGCCCCGGCATCTTCACCAGCGGCGACGACACGGCCGCCGAATTCGACGGCAGCGGCGCCGTGGAGGTGCCCACCGAGGCCCTCGGCACCGCGACGGCGATGTCGGTGGAGCTGTGGTTCAAGACGACCGAGCCCGGTGTGCTGGCCACCATGCAGAACGCCGAGTTCGGCGAGACCCCCACCGGCTGGCGGCCCATGCTGCTGATCGACGCCGACGGCAAACTGCGCGGCAAGTTCGACCCCGCCGCCACCAGCCTGCTGTCCACGAAGACCGTCATCGACGGCCAGTGGCACCACGTCACCCTCACCGGCAACGCCCAGGCCCAGGCCCTCTACCTGGACGGCAGGCGGCAGGCGTACAACCAGCACGGTGTGCCGACGCTGCGCCACCCCCACGTCCTCATCGGCGGTGGCTACGCCTCGACCGGCTGGGACGGTCAGGCCGGCGGCTACCGCAACTTCACCGGGCAGATCGACGAGGTCGCCTTCTACGACAAGGCGATCGTCCCCTTCACCCTGTCCGGGAGCAGTTGGGTGGCGAGCACCTCGCGTTCGTCCGCCCCGGCCGCGCACTTCCAGGCGCGTAAGGACCTCACCAGCGGTAGCGACACCCAGTACCAGGGCGTGACCACCGCGGACACCCCGGCCGCCTACTGGCGGCTCGGTGAGGCCTCCGGGACAGCGCTCGCCAGCGAACTCGGCGGATCCGACGCGACCGCGACCTTCCACCCGGACACCAGCGCCGCGGACACCGGGCTCGACGTGGACGGAATCTTCGGCCCGTCCGGCAACAGCGCGCTGAGCGCCGACGGCACGACCTACACCGAACTACCCGGATCGCTCCTCGCGGGCACCACGGAACTCGCCGTGGAACTGTGGTTCAACACCTCCACGCCCACCGGCGTCCTGCTCGGTTTCCAGGACGCGCCGATCAACCAGGTCCCCGGCTCGTTCCGTCCGGTCCTCAACATCGACGAGGCCGGCAAGCTGCGAGGCGAGTTCCGCCGGGCCGGCGTGACCGGAGCGACCGGTCCCCTCACTTCTGCCCAGGCCGTGACCGACGGGCAGTGGCACCACGTGGTGCTCAGCGCTGACGCCACCGCCCAGACGCTCTACCTGGACGGCGTCAAGGTCGGCTCGATCACCGGCGCGGTCTCCGACCAGTCCCGCCCGTACGCCTACCTGGGCGCCGGATACGCCAGCGAGAGCTGGATGGGCGTGGACCCGGACCCGTACCACTACCAGGGCACCCTCGACGAGGTCGCCCTCTACCGGCACCCGCTCACCGCCGAGCAGGTCTCCGCCCACTACCGGGCGCAGGCCGAGCCCGCCGACTCCACGCTGACCAGCACGGTGAAGGTCACCGACCCGAAGCAGAAGACCAGCTCGGCGACCTACGACGCGCTGCGCGGCCAGCGGGTGCTGTCACGGACCGACGCGACCGGCGCGGTCACCGGCTACGCCTATGACACCGGCGGCAACCTGCACACCGTCACCGACCCCAACGGCCACGCCACGATCACCGGGCACGACAAGCGCGGCAACACGGTGTCGACCACCACCTGCCGGGACGCCGACTCCTGCTGGACCTCGTTCAGCTCGTACCACGTCAACGAGGCCGACCCGCTCGACCTGCGCAACGACAAGCCGTTGACCGTCCGCGACCAGCGGTCCAAGGACCACAAGGACGACCGCTACCGCGCCTCGTTCACCTACAACTCCCTGGGCCTGCCCACCAGCACGGTCCGCGCCGACGGCACCGCCTCGTCGACGACGTACACGGCCGGAACCGAGGCCGCGGTCGGCGGCGGCACCGTCCCGGCGGGGCTCGTCGACAAGGAGACCACCGCCGGCGGCGCCGTCACCGCCTACCGCTACTTCTCCAACGGCGACCTGGCCGAGGTGACCTCGCCTTCCGGGCTCGTCACCAAGCACACGTACGACGGGCTGGGACGGAAGATCTCCGAGACCCAGGTCTCCGACACCTACCCGAACGGCGTGACCACGACCTACGCCTACGACACGGCCTCCCATGTCGTCACCGAGACCGGCGCCGGGGTCAAGAGCGAGCTCACCGACACCACCCACACCGCGCAGATCAAGCGCACCTACGACGAGGACGGCAACGTCCTGTCCGAAACCGTCAAGGACACCACAGGTGGCGACACCGAGCGCGTGACGACCTACCACTACGACGAACACGGCCTGAACGACAGCGTCACCGACGCCGAGGCGAACACGACCCGCTTCCAGCACGACGGACTGGGCCGTGTCGAAGGCATGACGGACGCGGCGAACTCCCACTTCACATACTCCTACACCGCCCGAGGCCAGCACTCCGAGACGGTCCTCGACGACTGGCGAGGAGACCCCTCCGGGACGCTTCGCGACCTCGTGCTGGTCTCCAACGCCTACGACCCAGCCGGCCGTCTCGCCTCCACCACGGACGCGATGGGCGCGACCACCGCGTACACCTACTACGACGACGGTCTGCCGGCCACGACCACGGCCAGGCAGGTCACCCAGTCCGACGCGAGCAAGCGCGACATCGTGCTGGAGAGCAACACGTACGACGCCGCGGGCAACCTGATCAAACAGGTCACCGGCGGCGGGAAGACCACCGAGACGTTCACCGTCGACGCGCTGGGCCGTACCGAACGCAGCGTGCTCGACCCGGGGGGGCCTGGACCGCACAGCCACGTACAGCTATGA
- a CDS encoding SMI1/KNR4 family protein: protein MELSRFREFLGQPQVNGDISRDWRALEAGLAEQLPQDYKEFVTAYGPGCINDQLYLFHPRAAGGEEGLRLESLWEQASQAFGDLSSSYPELYPFAIYPARGGCLPVCRSISGNHVFIQPPAKRGDGWSVVVEMGEWARLDMSFTDFLWSALSGELEIPIIEGDASFERVGGVQP from the coding sequence GTGGAACTCTCTCGGTTCCGTGAATTCCTGGGGCAGCCGCAGGTCAACGGAGACATCAGCCGTGACTGGCGAGCTCTGGAAGCAGGCCTGGCGGAGCAGCTTCCTCAGGATTACAAGGAGTTCGTGACGGCTTACGGGCCGGGCTGTATCAATGATCAGCTCTACCTCTTTCACCCGCGAGCGGCGGGAGGAGAAGAGGGATTGAGGCTCGAATCGTTGTGGGAGCAGGCCTCTCAGGCGTTTGGAGACCTCTCCAGCAGTTATCCTGAGCTCTATCCGTTTGCGATCTATCCAGCCCGCGGTGGATGCCTTCCGGTATGTCGCTCGATCTCGGGTAATCACGTGTTCATCCAGCCTCCGGCGAAAAGAGGGGATGGTTGGTCGGTGGTTGTGGAAATGGGGGAGTGGGCTCGGCTGGATATGTCGTTCACGGATTTTCTGTGGTCGGCGTTGAGCGGCGAACTGGAAATCCCGATCATTGAAGGGGATGCCTCGTTCGAGAGGGTCGGCGGAGTCCAGCCATAG